The genomic DNA GGTCGTCGCCGACGACGTCCGGCACCTCGATCGGGGCGCCGCGGCTGACGACCATCGCCACCGCCCGGCCTGCCTTGATCTTCTCGCCGTCCTCGGGGTCCGTGCTGATCACGCGCCCGGCGGGCAGCTCCTCGCTGAACGCCTCCCGCGTCACGCCCGGCTTCAGCCCGGCGTCGCTCAGCTTGTCCTTGGCCTCGTCGAGCGGGACCGCGTACAGCTCGGGGATCTCGACCATCTCCGGGCCCTTGGAGAGCACGAGCGTCACGGAGTCGCCCTGGCGGATGCGGTGGCCGCCCTCGGGGTCGGTACGGATGACGAGGCCGGCCTTCACCGTGTCGCTGAAGTCCTCCTTGACGTCCGCGTCCAGGTCTTCGCCGGAGAGCATGCTCCGCGCCTCGGCCTCGGTCTTGCCGAGCACGAAGGGGACCTTGGTGAACTGCCCGGAGTTTATGTACCAGACGCCCGTGCCGACGCCGAGTACGAGCACCGCCGCCAGCAGCGCCAGCAGCCCGAGGCGCGGCTTGGGGCGGCCCGGCCGGGCCCGGTCGCCAGGCGCCGGCGGGCCCGGCGGGCGGCCGGCGGTGCCCGCCGGTGCCGCGGCGGGCGTCTCCAGCACGCTGGTGACGTTCAGCCGTTCCTGCGCCGGCGTGGCCGCCGGGCTCGGCACCACGGCCGTACGGTCCTCGGAGCCGATCCGCTCCTCGGCGACGGCCTGTGGCGGCACCGCGTCCAGCTCCTCGTCGGTGAGCTGCGCGCGGGCGCTCCGTACGGCCGACAGCAGCTCCACGGCGTCCGCGGGGCGCGCCTCGCTGCGGCGGGCGGCGGCGGTGGCGACCAGGTCGTCCAACTGCGCGGGCAGCCCGGGCACGGCGGCGGACGGCGGCTCGACGTCCTCGTGCAGGTGCTGGTAGAGCACGTGCGCGGCATGCTCGCCGGCGTGCGGCTTGGCGCCGGTGAGCATCTCGTAGAGCATCACGCCGCAGGCGTACACGTCGACCCGGGGGTCGGCGGCGCCGCGCTCGATCTGCTCGGGCGCCAGATACGACACGCTGCCGAGCACGGCGCCGGTGGAGGCGGTGGTGTTGGTGTTCACGGCGCGGACGAGCCCGAAGTCGGCGACCTTGACCCGGCCGTCGTCGCCGATGAGGACGTTCTCCGGCTTCATGTCGCGGTGCACGAAGCCGGCCCGGTGCGCGGCGCCGAGCGCGGCGAGCACGGGCTCCAGGATGTCCAGCGCGGCCCGCGGCTGGAGCGCGCCGCGGTCGTGCAGCACGTCACGCAGGGTGCAGCCCGGGACGTACTCCATGGCCAGGAAGACGTGCGGGCCGTCGGTGCCCTGGTCGTAGACGCCCACGACGTTCGGGTGGGCGAGACCGGCGACCGACTTGGCCTCCAGGATGAACCGCTGGACGAAGGAGGCGTCGGCGGCGAGCGACGGGTGCATGACCTTGACGGCGAGCACCCGGTCGAGCCGGGTGTCCAGCGCGCGGTAGACCGTGGCCATGCCGCCGGCGGCGATGCGCGCGTCGACGCGGTAGCGCCCGTCGAGCATCTGCCCGACCATGGGGTCTCCCCACCCTCCCGGCGGATGGGGGGACGGGTCCAGAGTCGTGTCCACGAACCGCAGTCTACGAGGTGAGGGACGCGTTCCCGTCACCGTTGTGCTGCAGTACGTTCCCGATGGCGTGCCGGTACGGGGCCGGGCAGTTCACGCGAACGCGGGCCGCTCCGGATCCGGCCCCGGGCCCTCGTCCCGGCTGCCCCCGGGGCTCAGCTCCGCGACGCCCGCCCCCGGGGAGGAGGCGCGCGCGAAGTGCCGGCGCGGGATGCGCCCGGCGCGCGCGGCGAGCCGGCCCGCGGCGATCGCGTACCGCATCGCCTCCGCCATCAGCACCGGCTCCTGCGCCCGCGTCACGGCGGACGCCAGCATCACCGCGTCGCAGCCCAGCTCCATCGCCAGGGCGGCGTCCGAGGCGGTGCCGGCGCCGGCGTCGAGGATGACGGGCACCCCGGCGGCCTCGGCGATGAGCTGGAAGTTGTGCGGGTTGCGGATGCCGAGTCCGGAGCCGATGGGGGAGCCCAGCGGCATCACGGCGGCGCAGCCGGCGTCCTCCAGCTTGCGGGCGAGCACGGGGTCGTCGTTCGTGTACGGGAGCACGGTGAAGCCGTCGTCGACGAGCGTCTCGGCGGCGGCCAGCAGCTCGACCGGGTCGGGCAGCAGGGTCCGCTCGTCAGCGATGACCTCCAGCTTCACCCAGTCCGTGCCGAGGGCCTCGCGGGCCAGCCGGGCGGTGAGCACGGCCTCGCCCGCGGTGTAGCAGCCGGCGGTGTTCGGCAGCACGCGGATGCCGTGGCGGCGCAGCACGTCGAGCACGGAGCCGTGCACGCCGGGGTCGACGCGGCGCATCGCGACGGTGGTCAGCTCGGTGCCGGAGGCGAGGAGGGCGCGCTCCATGACGTCGAGGCTGCTCGCGCCGCCGGTGCCCATGATGAGGCGGGAGGAGAAGCGGACGCCGGCGATGGTGAGCGGGTCCGCGCCGGTGAGGTCTGCGGGGACGGGGGCGGGGGCGGTGCTGGTCACGGTGGTCAGCCTCCCTGGACCGCGGTCAGGATCTCGACGCGGTCGCCGTCGCCGAGGGTGGTGGTGGGCCAGTCGCCGCGCGGCACGACGTCCTCGTTGACGGCGGCGGCGACGCCGCGGTGCGCGGCGGTGAGGGTGGCGACGAGGGCGCCGAGGGTGAGGCCCGCGGCGATCGCGCGGGGTGCGCCGTTGACGGTGATGGTCGGCGCGTCGGCGGGGGCGTCGGTTCGGGCTTCGGTACGGGTCTGCGTGGCGTCCTCGGTCATGCGTGCTGCCGCCCTTCGTGCTGCTGGTGCGTACGGCCGAACCGGGTGGCCGCGAACGGGCGGGCCACGTCGGGGAGTTCGCCGCCGGTGAGGACGGCGGCGAGCGCGTCGCCGGTGACGGGGGTGAGGAGCACCCCGTTGCGGTAGTGGCCGGTGGCCAGGTGCAGCCCCGCCAGCGCGGTGGGGCCCAGCAGCGGCGCGTTGTCGGGGGAGCCGGGGCGCAGCCCGGCGCCGGTCTCCACGAGCGGCAGCTCCGTCAGCCCGGGCAGCAGCTCGTGCGCGTCGCGCAGCAGCTCGTACACGCCGCCCGCGGTGACGGTGGTGTCCCAGCCCAGCTCCTCGCTGGTGGCGCCGACGACCAGCTCGCCGCTCTCCCGCGGCACCAGGTACACGCTGCTGCCGCGCACCACGGCCCGTACCGTACGGGACAGGAAAGGCGTTCCGGTGTCGGGCATCCGCAGCCGCAGCACCTGCCCCTTCACCGGCCGCACCGGCGGCCGTACCGCCTCCGGCACCCCCGCCAGGCTGCCGCTCCGGCTGCCCGCGGCGAGCACCGTCTGCCCGGCATCGACCCGCGTGCCGTCCGCCAGCTCCGCGCCCGCCGCCCGCTCGTCCGCGCCCGCGCCGGCGATCCGCAGCCGTACCGCGAGG from Streptomyces sp. CMB-StM0423 includes the following:
- the pknB gene encoding Stk1 family PASTA domain-containing Ser/Thr kinase, with the translated sequence MVGQMLDGRYRVDARIAAGGMATVYRALDTRLDRVLAVKVMHPSLAADASFVQRFILEAKSVAGLAHPNVVGVYDQGTDGPHVFLAMEYVPGCTLRDVLHDRGALQPRAALDILEPVLAALGAAHRAGFVHRDMKPENVLIGDDGRVKVADFGLVRAVNTNTTASTGAVLGSVSYLAPEQIERGAADPRVDVYACGVMLYEMLTGAKPHAGEHAAHVLYQHLHEDVEPPSAAVPGLPAQLDDLVATAAARRSEARPADAVELLSAVRSARAQLTDEELDAVPPQAVAEERIGSEDRTAVVPSPAATPAQERLNVTSVLETPAAAPAGTAGRPPGPPAPGDRARPGRPKPRLGLLALLAAVLVLGVGTGVWYINSGQFTKVPFVLGKTEAEARSMLSGEDLDADVKEDFSDTVKAGLVIRTDPEGGHRIRQGDSVTLVLSKGPEMVEIPELYAVPLDEAKDKLSDAGLKPGVTREAFSEELPAGRVISTDPEDGEKIKAGRAVAMVVSRGAPIEVPDVVGDDQSDAAEELREEGLTVEVATETVYSEEDAGTVAETSPEPGTELGGGDKVTLTISKGPELLEVPDVVDMSVDDAEQTLEDAGFRADVNQIFFGDTVWRQSPGDGEEAPRGSEITLWVR
- a CDS encoding thiazole synthase — encoded protein: MTSTAPAPVPADLTGADPLTIAGVRFSSRLIMGTGGASSLDVMERALLASGTELTTVAMRRVDPGVHGSVLDVLRRHGIRVLPNTAGCYTAGEAVLTARLAREALGTDWVKLEVIADERTLLPDPVELLAAAETLVDDGFTVLPYTNDDPVLARKLEDAGCAAVMPLGSPIGSGLGIRNPHNFQLIAEAAGVPVILDAGAGTASDAALAMELGCDAVMLASAVTRAQEPVLMAEAMRYAIAAGRLAARAGRIPRRHFARASSPGAGVAELSPGGSRDEGPGPDPERPAFA
- the thiS gene encoding sulfur carrier protein ThiS, encoding MTEDATQTRTEARTDAPADAPTITVNGAPRAIAAGLTLGALVATLTAAHRGVAAAVNEDVVPRGDWPTTTLGDGDRVEILTAVQGG
- the thiO gene encoding glycine oxidase ThiO: MQPRDTPPTEPTTTPQAPPAAGPTGAPRTADAAYDVLVVGGGVIGLVTAWQAARRGLATAVADPAPGGGAAQVAAGMLAAVTELHYGEEALLALNLAAAERYPAFAAELAEASGRDIGYRRCGALSVALDADDRAQLRELHGFQQRLGLSAQWLSGSECRRLEPMLAPGVRGGLRVDGDHQTDPRLLTAALVTACERAGVAFHRSLAVRLRIAGAGADERAAGAELADGTRVDAGQTVLAAGSRSGSLAGVPEAVRPPVRPVKGQVLRLRMPDTGTPFLSRTVRAVVRGSSVYLVPRESGELVVGATSEELGWDTTVTAGGVYELLRDAHELLPGLTELPLVETGAGLRPGSPDNAPLLGPTALAGLHLATGHYRNGVLLTPVTGDALAAVLTGGELPDVARPFAATRFGRTHQQHEGRQHA